The following is a genomic window from Ethanoligenens harbinense YUAN-3.
GGTGGCGGTGACCACCTCGCTCGACCGCATCCTGTATGCATTTGAAAAAGAGGCGGCCGAGTCGGGTTATCAGGTGCTTGTCTGCCACTCCGCAGAAACCGTTGAGGATATCGTCAAACACATCAATATGCTCGCCCGTTTCCAGATTGACGGATTTGTTTTTTGCGGGCACCAGCCCCGGGAAGCTTTGGGGGAGACGCTTCACAACAAAAGCGCTCCTTGTGTGCTCATCAACAGCTATCAGAACGACGACAGTATCCCGTGCATCCGTGTGGATGATTACGCTGCTGCCTATGCTTCGGTCGAATATCTCTATCGCAAAGGACACCGGCGCTTTGCTTTGCTGGTTGGCCCGGCCGATGATGCCACCGCCGGGCATGCGCGGCTTTGCGGCTATCGGCAGGCGATTGCCGACCACGGTCTGACACTGGATGACGACCTGGTTTTTTACGGTGATTTCAGTTATCACGGCACACTGGAAACAGCGGGCAGGCTTGTGCGGCAGGCGGACCGGTTCACGGCGGTGGCGGCCGCATCCGACGATATGGCACTGGCGGTGCTGTCGCAGGCGCATGTGCAAGGAATTGCGGTGCCGGGCAACTTCTCGATCATCGGGTATGACAACGTGGTCACATCCGAAATGGGCATTCCCCCGCTGACCACGCTCGCGCAGTCTTTTGAGGAGATGGGGCGGCAGGCGGTGGAGATGCTGCTTGAGCAGATACGCACCAGCCAAAAGCCGCCGAGCCGCCTGATCCCGTTTGACATCGTTGAGCGAGGCTCGGTCCGGGAACTGTTGGAACAGGGCGGGGGAGCCATTGCTTTGGGCGGCCCGATCACGGGATAATGCGGCAGCATCGCTTTTCGGCAATTTGTCTTTTATGAAAACGAGGTGTAAACAATGGAAAAAGCATGGTGGAAAGAAGCCGTTGTCTATCAAATTTATCCGCGCAGCTTTCAGGATTCCAACGGAGATGGTATCGGTGATCTGCCGGGCATCACCAGCCATTTGGGTTATATCCGGGAACTGGGTGCGGATGTGGTGTGGCTTTGCCCCATCTACCAGTCCCCAAACGACGACAACGGGTATGACATCAGCGATTACCGTTCCATTATGAGTGAATTTGGCACCATGGCCGATTTTGACGAGCTGTTGAAAGCAGCGCACAACCTCGGTTTGAAGATCGTGATGGATCTGGTGGTCAACCATACTTCGGATGAGCATGCCTGGTTTGCGGAAAGCCGCAAGTCCAAAGACAACACCTACAGTGATTATTACATCTGGCGAGACGGAAAAGATGGCAAAGAGCCCAACAACTGGGGCAGCTATTTTTCCGGTTCCGCCTGGCAGTATGACGAGGGACGCGGACAGTATTACCTGCACTTTTTTTCCCCAAAGCAACCGGATCTCAACTGGGATAATCCGGCGGTGCGCGGCTCCGTTTTTGATATGATGACGTGGTGGCTCCAAAAGGGAATCGACGGATTCCGCATGGATGTCATCAGCATGATCTCCAAGCAGCCGGGCCTGCTGGACGGCGAGGTCGCGCCGGGCGCTTTGTATGGGGACGGCAACGTCTTCACCAACAACGGTCCGCATGTGCACGAATACCTGCGCGAAATGAACCGGAAGGTTCTCTCGCAGTTTGATATCATGACCGTCGGGGAGACCCCGGGCGTGA
Proteins encoded in this region:
- a CDS encoding substrate-binding domain-containing protein encodes the protein MTENATIRDVAREAGVSIATVSRVLNNLGGYTEATEKAVLQAIQTLNYHQNTLARSLKTQRSNLLGFLLPVAVTTSLDRILYAFEKEAAESGYQVLVCHSAETVEDIVKHINMLARFQIDGFVFCGHQPREALGETLHNKSAPCVLINSYQNDDSIPCIRVDDYAAAYASVEYLYRKGHRRFALLVGPADDATAGHARLCGYRQAIADHGLTLDDDLVFYGDFSYHGTLETAGRLVRQADRFTAVAAASDDMALAVLSQAHVQGIAVPGNFSIIGYDNVVTSEMGIPPLTTLAQSFEEMGRQAVEMLLEQIRTSQKPPSRLIPFDIVERGSVRELLEQGGGAIALGGPITG